In one window of Poriferisphaera corsica DNA:
- the iscX gene encoding Fe-S cluster assembly protein IscX — MPSPDTFSWTDIDDICLGLYEKFPDVEPLKVTFPELREMVENLEGFEPDPGQSVNEQILEAIQVGWYEEKQEADGENDDDKESYSPNMPYR; from the coding sequence ATGCCTTCCCCTGATACATTTAGCTGGACAGACATTGATGACATCTGTCTCGGCTTATATGAAAAATTTCCCGACGTTGAACCCCTAAAGGTGACGTTTCCAGAACTACGCGAAATGGTAGAGAATCTTGAAGGATTCGAGCCTGACCCCGGGCAATCTGTCAATGAGCAGATTTTGGAAGCGATCCAGGTTGGATGGTACGAGGAAAAACAAGAAGCTGACGGCGAAAATGATGACGACAAGGAATCGTATTCGCCCAATATGCCATACAGATAA